The Bos javanicus breed banteng chromosome 11, ARS-OSU_banteng_1.0, whole genome shotgun sequence genome includes a window with the following:
- the MTHFD2 gene encoding bifunctional methylenetetrahydrofolate dehydrogenase/cyclohydrolase, mitochondrial — protein sequence MGAGRRRGLPRCSGITVRPARASFPELTMAAASFITSLVTRLLRSAQSGRLHQRPFHLSAVRNEAVIISGRKLAEQIKQEVRQEVEEWVASGNKRPHLSVVLVGENPASQSYVLNKTRAAASVGINSETILKPASISEEELLNLINKLNNDDNVDGLLVQLPLPEHIDERKVCNAVSPDKDVDGFHVINVGRMCLDQCSMLPATPWGVWEIIKRTGIPTLGKNVVVAGRSKNVGMPIAMLLHTDGAHERPGGDATVTISHRYTPKEELKKHTALADIVISAAGIPNLITADMIKEGAAVIDVGINRIQDPITAKPKLVGDVDFEGVKKKAGYITPVPGGVGPMTVAMLMKNTIIAAKKVLRLEEQEVLKSKELGVASN from the exons ATGGGTGCCGGCAGGAGGCGAGGCCTGCCACGCTGCAGCGGTATAACCGTGCGGCCAGCGCGCGCATCTTTCCCCGAGCTGACGATGGCCGCAGCCTCCTTTATAACCTCTTTGGTCACCCGACTGCTCCGGTCCGCGCAGAGTGGCCGCCTCCATCAACGCCCTTTCCACCTCTCGGCAGTGCG AAATGAAGCTGTTATCATTTCTGGAAGGAAACTTGCTGAGCAGATCAAGCAGGAAGTGCGGCAGGAGGTGGAAGAGTGGGTGGCGTCAGGCAACAAGCGGCCACACCTGAGCGTGGTTCTGGTTGGAGAGAATCCTGCGAGTCAGTCCTACGTCCTCAACAAAACCAGAGCAGCTGCCAGCGTGG GAATCAACAGTGAGACCATTCTGAAACCAGCTTCAATTTCAGAGGAAGAACTGTTGAATTTGATCAATAAActaaataatgatgataatgtaGACGGCCTCCTTGTTCAGCTGCCTCTTCCAG agCACATCGATGAGAGAAAGGTCTGCAATGCTGTTTCTCCAGACAAAGATGTCGATGGCTTTCATGTAATTAATGTAGGGCGAATGTGTTTGGACCAGTGTTCCATGTTACCAGCTACTCCATGGGGTGTGTGGGAAATAATTAAGCGAACTG GCATTCCAACCCTAGGGAAGAATGTGGTTGTGGCCGGAAGGTCAAAAAATGTTGGCATGCCCATTGCAATGTTGCTGCACACAGATGGGGCACATGAACGGCCCGGAG GCGATGCCACTGTCACAATATCTCATCGATACACTCCTAAGGAGGAGCTAAAGAAACATACAGCTCTTGCAGATATTGTGATCTCCGCTGCAG GTATTCCAAATCTGATCACAGCAGATATGATCAAGGAAGGAGCAGCTGTCATTGATGTGGGAATAAATAGAATTCAAGATCCCATAACTGCTAAACCCAAGTTGGTTGGAGATGTGGATTTTGaag GAGTCAAGAAGAAAGCAGGTTACATCACTCCAGTCCCTGGGGGTGTTGGTCCCATGACTGTGGCAATGCTGATGAAGAATACCATTATTGCTGCAAAAAAAGTGCTGAGGCTCGAAGAACAGGAAGTACTGAAGTCTAAGGAACTTGGAGTAGCAAGTAATTGA